The following proteins are co-located in the Cherax quadricarinatus isolate ZL_2023a chromosome 26, ASM3850222v1, whole genome shotgun sequence genome:
- the LOC128691533 gene encoding calphotin-like, with amino-acid sequence MKTLVVLCVIAAALAAPLPDPEADPDCDKLHLVPGVLPYAAPLPAAPLPVAPIAAAPIAAAPVAFPSPIVYTAGITETKIPITQTHVEVPLQQRIHYGTQSYIAGANTAIYKPSLAAPAIVPPSVLLSKIAHKIPEVSIQTQEIPVERRIPNFVDTPFHAGTIVKYAEPVVKELKVPTPYAHPVPVFQPVAVPQPVAVPQPVAVSQSIALAAPQIAPLSPITYSAGALAVDC; translated from the exons ATGAAGACTCTG gttgtgttgtgtgtgattgcCGCGGCCCTGGCTGCCCCGCTGCCTGATCCTGAAGCTGATCCTGATTGTGATAAACTGCACCTTGTTCCGGGAGTACTGCCCTATGCTGCCCCTCTTCCTGCTGCCCCTCTTCCTGTTGCCCCTATTGCTGCTGCCCCTATTGCTGCTGCCCCAGTAGCATTCCCTAGCCCCATTGTATACACCGCCGGAATAACAGAAACTAAGATCCCTATCACTCAGACCCATGTGGAGGTCCCCCTTCAACAGAGAATTCACTACGGCACTCAGAGTTACATTGCCGGTGCCAACACCGCCATATACAAACCATCCTTGGCTGCCCCCGCCATCGTGCCTCCTTCCGTCCTCCTCTCCAAAATCGCTCACAAAATCCCAGAAGTGAGTATTCAAACTCAGGAGATCCCCGTTGAGCGCCGCATCCCTAACTTTGTCGACACTCCCTTCCACGCAGGAACCATCGTCAAGTATGCGGAACCTGTGGTCAAGGAGCTCAAGGTGCCCACACCATATGCTCATCCCGTTCCCGTGTTTCAGCCAGTAGCCGTGCCTCAACCAGTAGCCGTGCCTCAACCAGTAGCCGTGTCTCAATCTATTGCTCTGGCTGCTCCCCAGATTGCTCCCCTTTCTCCCATCACGTACAGTGCCGGTGCTCTGGCTGTAGACTGTTAG